CCTAGGTGTTGTGCTTTTTCCCCTATGCTGCCTATTGGTACTTGTGGAGTAGGATTGGCCTGTAATACATAACCTATAGGTGGTGTAACCTTTCGCTCAATATTCAAATCTACAATTGAAGCATCTGAGGCTGCATCAATCGAGGATACACGACATAAGGAATTGTTAGATCTCCAAAATGAACTTAGCCTGCACCAAGCGTGGGTTTTCATTGGTCCTAACTAATGGTTGGCAAGCGATCCCCTATTCTGCATCCCGAAGATCAGACGGCCCAGAGCCGGAGCGATCATTCAAGCAAGTTACTCAGCTTGAGTTTTTCAGTCAATCAATAGATTGTGTAGTTTCTTAGTCTTTTGGTCCACATCTTCATGACTTATAGAAAGGGTTTATTTCTTTTACAAGATCATGGAAGCTTCAGAAACCATCCGAGATCTTCTGGAAACAAGAAATGTTGCATCAAAGGGTTCAGTGGTCATATCATAGTGAAATCGAGTTTCTTGATTTAGTCAATATCAAATTCCCAACTTAGAAATTCGAAAGGACTAAGATTCTACTTCTTCCTCAAATACGGGGAATGTGGATTCAAGTATGATATCACTATTCTACATATCTCAAGAAAACGAATTGAACAAGTTTGATGGCTGGAAAAGATAGGAAATATTCAAACATGTATTGCATTTCATCGATCTCACCCTTTGTTCAGTTCCGCATAAGTACTACCTTCTTGAACAGATACCGGTACCGGTCATGAAGGCTTCGCCCTTCTCAAGTCAAGTGCAAAAGCGAAATCCGATGAGCAAGAAGCCAGTGATCCCACAACATCAAAGTGATACATATGACATACTTGGAAATTAGGCTTAGTTTGTAGCTGTGAATATAGTAATGCACTTATTTATTGATAAATATGTTCTTTATTGACCAATTATAAAAAAGACAGTAGCTGAGTGAGCTTTATGGATCTAGTTTATGAGCAGTTTAACTAGAAAAGCAAGCACAAGGAATATAGGAATGAAATGCAGAAATAGGGGAAGGGCGGGTAGCATTTTCAAATGCCAGTTTGAGTGAGACATTTTTTgtctgcccccccccccactttTAGGCTGTTCTTCCATTCTGCCTTTGTCTTGCTCTAAGCTACCTAACTTCCTTCCTTTGTTCTTCCATTCTACTTTGTATGATTCTGATCATCAGTTCTTATCGATCCCATTTTAAGGACAAATCCTAATGTTGGTAAAATATACGTGTTGATCAAGGCCAAGGACAATGAAGCAGCCATGAAAAGATTGAAGAACGAGGTATGATGATTACTTCGGACTACTTTCTGTTTTTCATGCAAATGACCATATTTTTCGTCTGCAATACAGGTAGAAGATACTGAGTTGTTCAGATGTTTACTGGAAATCCATGGGAAAAACTACCACAACTTTGTATTAAGCAAGCAGGTTCCAGTCGTTGGTAATTTCAGGGAAGCCAACATTGGCATTGCTCCTGAGATAGCCAAAGAGATCGCGGAAGAAGTGGATGTTATCATAAACTCTGTAGCAAATACCACTTTTGATGAGAGGTTCGTGAAGCTATACTAGTCTTGCACCAAGGATTGCTTCCATTACTAAATGTGTAAGTTCACATTCCTAGCAAAAAAGTATTGCAACTTGCAGGTATGATGTAGCACTAGACATCAACACCGTGGGGCCATTCTGGATAATGAGTTTCACGCAGCGGTTTCGAAGACTGAAGATCTTCTTGCAAGTATCAACAGGTCAGAATGCCAAATAAGAGTTTCTTGTGGTCAAAATCAAATGGTAACCTGTTTCTATTAATCTCAAAAGCTTACAAATAAGCTTTTGTAGTATGTTTGCATGTCATGTTTTTGGCCAAACAGCATATGTGAATGGGCAGAGGCAAGGTTTGATACTAGAGAAGCCATTTTGCTTAGGGGATACCATAACAAAGGGGATAGGTTCCTCAGATTTTTCGACACATCGGAATATCGTGTTGGATATCGAGGCTGAGATCAAGTTGGCTTTTGACTCCAGAAGGCATTCTTTTGCCTCTGCTTCTGTTACTCAAGAAATGAAAGAGTTAGGTAGTCGAGGTATTCTAGTATTTCCCTGTTACTTTCTCATGTCTGTAGATAAGAATACACACATGAAGTATTTGATTTGTGCAATTTATTTATTCATAGGGCCAAACTCTATGGTTGGCAAGACACTTATGTGTTCACAAAGGCCATGGGCGAGATGGTCATCAACTGCATGCGAGGAGAGATACCGGTAGTAACAATCAGGCCAAGTGTCATAGAGAGCACACAGAGGGATCCCTTCCCAGGTAGGATGGAGGGAAACAGGTAAATGCTAAACCCAAATCTGAGGTTGCGGATGTCACATATATATGTGATGCATCCTCGTTTTGCTTACCAGATAATGAGCTATTTCCAGGATCTAGTAGTGCGTACTAACTTTTGATGGGTTGATGGTGAGGATCAAGTATATGACCTATATTCCTCACTATTAGAGGACTTCAAAGAGGAGATTCCATCATAATCTCTGGAAGCTAGTGTCAAGGAAGCCGTTAGCCGTCACCTTAACTGAAAGTTGGTGAAGGTGTATATGCCTCTTGTCTATGGTAAGACACAACATAGTGCAGCAGCGGACATCTAGAAGGGGCTTGACTTCATTAGAAAATGTGCTGAAAGCAACAAAGTGGCGGACATTTTTTTTGCATTCTGGGACAAGAAATTCCCAGCCATTGCTAGGCTGAGCCATGTTAGCAAAGAATGGTTTCTCCAAAAATATGAGGATAAATCCCTAGTATGTTTGCATGTCATGTTTTTGGCCAAACAGCATATGTGAATGGGCAGAGGCAAGGTTTGATACTAGAGACGCCATTTTGCTTAGGGGATACCATAACAAAGGGGATAGGTTCCTCAGATTTTTCGACACATCGGAATATCGTGTTGGAGATCGAGGCAGAGATCAAGTTGGCTTTTGACTCCAGAAGGCATTCTTCTGCCTCTTCTTCTGTTACTCAAGAAATGAAAGAGTTAGGTAGTCGAGGTATTCTAGTATTTCCCTGTTACTTTCTCATGTCTGTAGATAAGAATACACACATGAAATATTTGATTTGTGCAATTTATTTATCCATAGGGCCAAACTCTATGGTTGGCAAGACACTTATGTGTTCACAAAGGCCATGGGCGAGATGGCCATCTACTGCATGCGAGGAGAGATACCGGTGGTAACAATCAGGCAAAGTGTCATAGAGAGCACACAGAGGGATCCCTTCCCAGGTAGGATGGAGGAAAACAAGTAAATGCTAAACCCAAATCTGAGGTTGCGGATGTCACATATATATGTGATGCATCCTCGTTTTGCTTACCAGATAATGAGCTATTTCCAGGATCTAGCAGTGCGTACTAACTTTTGATGGGTTGATGGTGAGGATCAAGTATATGACCTATATTCCTCACTATTAGAGGACTTCAAAGAGGAGATTCCATCATAATCTCTGGAAGCTAGTGTCAAGGAAGCCGTTAGACATCACCTTAACTGAAAGTTGGTGAAGAAGGTGTATATGCCTCTTGTCTATGGTAAGACACAACATAGTGCAGCAGCGGACATCCAGAAGGGGCTTGACTTCATTAGAAAATGTGCTGAAAGCAACAAAGTGGCGGACATTTTTTTGCATTCTGGGACAAGAAATTCCCAGCCATTGCTAGGCTGAGCCATGTTAGCAAAGAATGGTTTCTCCAACAATATGAGGATAAATCCCTTATTGAAATGGTAGTGGTCACAAACCCCTTTCCGTGTACAATTGAAAACATTAACAATACGAAAGCAAGAATCATCATTTATATTTGGAATGCCTTCCTCTACCAAAAGAGAAAGAGTTGAAGATAACGAAGGAAAGTGGGTGGATACAAAACCAGTTCATATCACTTGTCTTTCTGGTCTTTCAGAATCTCATCGAATACTAGTAAATGCTTTCGAAGAGAAAATAGAAGCACTAGAGAGCTCAAGTTCActtcattcatcacaagatgcAAATGATAATCAAAATGGAGCTAATGAGGAATAAATAACTTCTACTTAAACTTTTTTGAGTGAAATACCAACCAACACATAAAGCAATAACCAGATAGATAGAATGATAACAGGTAATACGAAGATATCAACACAGCCGGAGTCACGAGGCTCGATAATGACCAATGGGTTAGGATCTGAGGAAGCTTAGTTTGGATGATGGAATATTTGCTGTTCTGATTGTTGAGATACTGCAAATCCACTTATCCAACAATTTCAGTTCATTTTCCTACTTCTTCTGCAAGGGGTTCAAGGGGAAAGCATTCTTATATCCTTAATATGACTCTCTGTCACACGGATGCTGCTGGGCTGCTACAAAACCCCTATAGTCTAAAAAAGATCGAAACAGGGAGAAAACATAGGATAACCCAGATCACTCGGACTAGCTGAACTCTCCAGAACAAACACAACCTAGGTGGTTTGACTAACGTTTTGGCACATTAGACTAACCTAGGACAACTCCTGGCTACATTCAGTCCTATCGAGATACAAGCTGTTACCAACCTGATACAACGCAAGTCACAAGCTTGACACAGCGAGAATGGCTGCAACTGACAACTCCTGCATCTGAGATTGACAACTCTAGTAACAGAGAATGACAACTCCTGCAACAGATATTGACAGAGCGCGACACTCTCAACTGAGCTCAATCCAGCTGTGAACAATAAACAACACTGGAAGTAAACAACACGGTTATCACAAAAACTTGGATTCCGGATTACAACACTATAGGCAATGAACCACCACTAATGGCCCATAATGTTAGCTAATAGCCGCTGACCGTGGAGTACTTGCCGATCCATCAGCGAGGACTGTATCATTTAGCGAGCTAAAAACTTAAGGAACATGTATGTGAGA
This sequence is a window from Aegilops tauschii subsp. strangulata cultivar AL8/78 chromosome 7, Aet v6.0, whole genome shotgun sequence. Protein-coding genes within it:
- the LOC109750646 gene encoding fatty acyl-CoA reductase 2, chloroplastic-like, which translates into the protein MRIRFLLVLIDPILRTNPNVGKIYVLIKAKDNEAAMKRLKNEVEDTELFRCLLEIHGKNYHNFVLSKQVPVVGNFREANIGIAPEIAKEIAEEVDVIINSVANTTFDERYDVALDINTVGPFWIMSFTQRFRRLKIFLQVSTAYVNGQRQGLILEKPFCLGDTITKGIGSSDFSTHRNIVLDIEAEIKLAFDSRRHSFASASVTQEMKELGSREKTRSMMGGSHPSGLNLGVLRAETEKEGEVTGGDRRRIRRWRWCRRARGTFPHRWVVDLAAGVHHSDGDVDYGGRRLQVMLDLVGEAFNRQIDVRDT